The genomic window GAGGGGGCACCGCTCGCGAGACCAGGCCCAGTGGTTGGGCTCACCGGCCATGACCTGGAGGTGGGGGGGACAGTGAGTGGGGTGCAGgcctggccccccacccccagcgtgCAGACCCAGCCGCACCTCCTCACAGCTCTGGCGACTCACGATGGCCCGGAAGTCCATGCGGGCCCACAGCTTGTCTCTCTGGTGCAGGAACCACCTCTTCTGATTGTACCAGTCTTCCCCCAGGGCCGATATGATAATCTGAACCTTGGCTCCCTGCAGGTCCTCATATATGTCGTTTGCGAGGAACCTAAATCCAGAGACGTGGGGTCAGGGAACAGAGGCCAGGCCGCTGCCCTCTCATCGTCcaaccccagcccacccccgccACTCACAGCGCCAGGAAGAAGTTGTCCTGGGTGTACtcgtgaagcagcaggtgggcgCGCTGGAAGTAGACCAGCACCATGGCCAGCAGGTACTGCGGAGACATGGGCAGTTAGAGTTGgcctctggcctctggcttcattCCCGCCCGGAGCGCTTGGGTGCAGGGACAGAGAGGGCCATCGGTGGGGAGGGGCTTCAATGTGGAAGGCAAGGGGGCCCCGGGAAAGAGCAGCGCTCCACCCCACGACCTCCCCTCAGGGGACCGCAGCCTCGACCCACACTCTGCCCCCTCACCTTGTCTGAATACTTGAAGCGTCGGTCTTCGTGGAGGCAGTCCCAGATCCTTCTGTTCTCTGGggtagagagaggagacacaggggACCCGGTTTCCACGGCCGGCCTCAGACACGAGCGGCATCAGACACACCAAGGCCCAGGCTGCCTCGGAGCCCACTTCTTACTGACGGCCTCCCGCCTGCCATCCTGGGGGTGCCCGGGAGGGCGTGGGCAGGGGGTAGCCCTTTTCTGTGCTCACCTTTggccctccacccctcccctgccagccccaccacCAAGCCCGACACTCACCCAGCAGGTTGAGGAAAACCCGGAGCTGGCGGCgctggaggaagggaaggagcccagagttccagtCTGGAAAGCCCCAGGCCTCCAGCCCCTCCTGAGAAGTCGGCATGGAGACCGAGGCAGGCACTAGGCTGTCACTCATCTCGAGGGGCGGGAGCAGGGCGACCTGCAAAGACAGCCTCAGGACTCCACACCTTGGCCCCTGGGCCTCGCCCACGTTAAGGGATGGCAAGGCTGGTCCGCCGGAGACCAGGACCgggagtgcagggtggggaggcagaAGTTGGGGACCCAGAGAACGCAGCTGGGAGGATGCATAGGGGGCCCGGGACGCCAGAAAGAAGCAAAGAGGCGCTGGCGGTTGCGCACCGGTGCACCGAGCCTGGCCCGAGCCCCGCGCTGCAGCCGCCGGCGGAGGCTTCctaaggccagggctgggtctgatCCCATCCGCAGGTGGGAGCAGCAGAAGATACTTTTCAAAGGAAGTAACTGAGGCTGAGGCCTCACAAGCAGCTAAAGATGGAGGCCGCCCGCCTCCCAAAGCACCCACCTTTGTCGCGCCCCTTGGtgccccctcacccccactcTGGCTCCGGCAGGAACCCTGGCTTACCTGAGCTCAGAAGGCGTCTGAAGAACTGCGTGCAGCCAGCAGCTTTTATAGTCCaaggcccgccccgcccctccctgccccaccccgccgCACCCTCGCTCCAACCAATCAGGCCTCTGCTTTGGAAGGGGAGGGGTTTGGCTCCACCTATGGCTTGCTTCTTGTAGATCCTGCAGCCACGCCCAGCGGCCCGCTCCCTCTGCCTCCGTGGCCTGCCCTCCGCGCCCCCCCGGACCCCACTAAGAGCCTGCTCCTGTTCCATTCCTGGGCTGGTCGCCGGCCTCCCCCAGGAAGGAAGCTGAGGGTCCCGGGGCCTCGGCACGGGTGCCCAGGCTGGAGCCGTGCTTCGTGTCGCCCAGGGCAGCCCCACGGAAAGCGACAACCacctgcagagagctgggccgAGCCAAGGTTCCACGGGGGCTCTGGAAAGCCCCACACGAGAGGATACTCGCTACAGTCGGATGGATCCCCTAGACACGCCGGCCCCCCAAAATCAGGCTGGGGTCCGTACC from Oryctolagus cuniculus chromosome 1, mOryCun1.1, whole genome shotgun sequence includes these protein-coding regions:
- the SPDYC gene encoding speedy protein C, coding for MSDSLVPASVSMPTSQEGLEAWGFPDWNSGLLPFLQRRQLRVFLNLLENRRIWDCLHEDRRFKYSDKYLLAMVLVYFQRAHLLLHEYTQDNFFLALFLANDIYEDLQGAKVQIIISALGEDWYNQKRWFLHQRDKLWARMDFRAIVSRQSCEEVMAGEPNHWAWSRERCPLHVGVRVHYPWSPRCDPLCSNPRCAVCPFLGWPNLPSTKPAPLPYLPRTPPECLPCFKCLSVVRSFPEGKILVILSPTPADRTWPRLPPHMAWASNLAWGSSQAWVSWAVEPTE